From a single Chloracidobacterium thermophilum B genomic region:
- a CDS encoding serine/threonine-protein kinase — translation MVIPRAEMSNPRRQNLSDPYHLVGTVINGKYRLDAVLGIGGMGIVYLAQHLGINRSLALKVLKPDVAAADTTIAEAFHREARISGGLSHPNIISVTDADTLPDGTPFMAMELLESPTLEDELQRSRKFPLDRIERILSQICDALHYAHRSGLVHRDLKPANIALVGAGQPTEQVKILDFGIAKSLDEGVGKVSQAIGTPLYASPEQFIHGGDIDPRADLYSLAVILYRMLTGVLPFQGKTIGEIVSMHLTAPPPPLRTHAPELPESLEAFVIGALAKKPDGRPATALDFLAGFRAARQGTLIGETSAPLLGSGTDLIAAVLDTPLPTPPSTTPPGIAEATGNITTSRVSPTRPSGLSPTLPAAGSPDQPSLVSRTLTLSQTAHRDALPPPTGYATPDAAPSPSRLGIPVWAVAVAALLVVGLLLGIGVYLMKGRAAGSGVETSSATDGGSSPSVTDKAPSPVSASVSDALRTRFDQVSQQVYQAVEPLALDGQEDPLLRELQQATTLHPAAIDSHRQRVEMAESQVAQAAEKWSRATTPDTCAAEYRTLGERYQQLRDALHNYGVSVRNLGNAFARRDFDMSQPPDRLAESERRELGRDRSLLEGAWRDTRRAESRFRDCTGL, via the coding sequence ATGGTCATTCCGAGGGCTGAGATGTCCAACCCACGCCGTCAAAACCTGTCTGACCCCTATCACCTGGTGGGCACCGTCATCAACGGCAAGTATCGGTTGGATGCGGTGCTGGGCATTGGGGGTATGGGCATTGTCTATCTGGCCCAGCACTTGGGAATCAACCGCAGCCTGGCGCTCAAGGTGCTCAAGCCTGACGTTGCTGCGGCGGATACGACCATTGCGGAGGCTTTTCACCGGGAAGCCAGAATTTCCGGCGGACTGTCTCATCCCAACATCATCTCCGTCACCGATGCCGACACCCTGCCGGATGGCACACCCTTCATGGCGATGGAGTTGCTGGAGTCGCCAACGCTTGAAGATGAACTCCAGCGGAGCAGGAAGTTTCCGCTTGACCGGATTGAGCGCATCCTGAGTCAAATCTGCGATGCCCTCCACTATGCCCACCGGTCGGGTTTGGTGCACCGCGATCTCAAACCGGCCAACATTGCCCTCGTCGGAGCGGGCCAGCCGACCGAGCAGGTCAAAATTCTCGACTTTGGGATTGCCAAATCGCTGGATGAGGGCGTCGGCAAGGTCAGCCAGGCCATCGGAACGCCGCTCTATGCCTCCCCGGAACAGTTTATTCACGGCGGCGACATTGATCCCCGCGCTGACCTCTACAGTCTGGCCGTGATTCTGTATCGCATGCTGACCGGGGTACTGCCGTTTCAGGGCAAGACAATTGGTGAAATTGTTTCCATGCATCTGACAGCGCCGCCGCCGCCGCTGCGGACGCACGCGCCGGAGCTGCCGGAGTCGCTGGAGGCCTTTGTCATTGGGGCATTGGCCAAAAAGCCGGACGGGCGTCCCGCAACGGCTTTGGATTTTCTGGCTGGCTTCCGGGCGGCACGGCAGGGCACTCTGATTGGAGAGACGAGCGCACCGTTGCTCGGCAGCGGGACCGACCTCATCGCGGCGGTGCTCGATACGCCCCTGCCCACTCCGCCATCCACAACGCCGCCCGGCATCGCTGAAGCAACGGGCAATATCACGACTTCACGGGTGTCGCCGACACGTCCCTCCGGGCTGTCTCCAACGCTTCCTGCGGCTGGCAGCCCAGACCAGCCATCGCTGGTCTCCAGGACGCTCACCCTGAGCCAGACGGCCCACCGGGACGCTCTACCTCCCCCGACTGGATATGCCACACCCGATGCCGCCCCCTCGCCTTCACGGTTGGGGATTCCCGTGTGGGCTGTAGCGGTAGCAGCTTTGCTGGTTGTTGGGCTGTTGCTGGGGATAGGGGTGTATCTCATGAAGGGTCGTGCGGCCGGTTCAGGGGTTGAAACTTCCAGTGCAACTGATGGAGGCTCCTCTCCCTCTGTAACGGACAAAGCCCCCTCTCCGGTATCGGCGTCAGTGTCTGATGCGCTGCGCACCCGCTTTGACCAGGTCTCACAACAGGTTTACCAGGCAGTTGAACCACTTGCGCTGGATGGGCAGGAAGACCCACTGCTGCGTGAACTGCAGCAGGCGACCACCTTGCATCCGGCAGCCATTGACTCACATCGCCAGCGGGTTGAGATGGCTGAAAGCCAGGTGGCGCAGGCCGCTGAAAAGTGGTCGCGCGCCACGACGCCAGACACATGCGCAGCAGAGTACCGCACTTTGGGAGAGCGCTACCAGCAGCTTCGGGATGCCCTGCACAACTACGGTGTTTCGGTCCGCAACCTGGGAAATGCCTTTGCGCGAAGGGATTTCGATATGTCCCAGCCTCCTGACCGGCTTGCCGAATCAGAACGGCGGGAACTTGGACGTGACCGCTCGCTGCTGGAAGGTGCCTGGCGCGATACCCGCCGGGCGGAGAGCCGGTTTCGCGACTGCACAGGGTTATAA
- a CDS encoding thermonuclease family protein, with the protein MVKRWISGRFPCVAASLGLLIAGWLSLPVAAQVATGTSTKITTIKQVLTGDTVVLQDGTIVRLIGILAPPSGPAAEQARERVRQLVLGKSVEVWLENQNLDLGHRDKYGRQLSYIYLLPSRKLLNAEILRDGDAYYFSQHFIDVRTKNILLAAEYQARKARLGVWAQATESPEAIAKREGRVYEEPAFMPPEKEEAPADGGYSEAASGMATTGREISGSALGPSVSGVPTAPLAPELDPKATYSDIRVESCAVLDVPTLGLVSLIGVQNSTAKAGEAARLETVKLVQGKRLRFEYDPVNAARGHRDREGRLLVYAFLPDGALLNLQIVARGIADVDIDYDYKYKMEMVTARDNARIRELGPRWRSDIPRTVSLDRVRASLVRLMNEQFGRAGARIELVGDAQDILRIMHDSIDEPTAGQLYRALSISEGGNLPLLRSSGIREIQFTDTRATKIFRFPL; encoded by the coding sequence ATGGTGAAGCGTTGGATTTCAGGCAGGTTTCCCTGCGTCGCTGCGTCGCTGGGGCTGTTGATCGCCGGGTGGCTGTCTCTGCCGGTAGCGGCTCAGGTGGCAACGGGAACCTCAACGAAGATTACAACCATCAAGCAGGTTCTGACCGGTGATACCGTTGTGCTGCAAGATGGGACGATTGTACGCCTGATTGGCATCCTCGCCCCTCCTTCAGGGCCGGCGGCCGAACAGGCGCGGGAACGAGTTCGGCAGCTCGTTCTGGGCAAGAGTGTTGAGGTCTGGCTTGAAAACCAGAACCTCGATCTGGGACACCGGGACAAGTATGGGCGGCAACTGTCCTACATCTACCTGCTGCCAAGCCGGAAGCTGCTCAATGCCGAAATCCTGCGCGATGGCGATGCCTATTACTTCAGCCAGCACTTTATTGACGTGCGGACGAAAAACATTCTGCTGGCTGCGGAATATCAGGCCCGGAAGGCCAGGTTGGGCGTCTGGGCGCAGGCTACGGAATCACCCGAAGCCATCGCCAAGCGCGAAGGGCGTGTCTATGAAGAACCGGCCTTTATGCCTCCAGAGAAAGAGGAAGCTCCGGCTGATGGTGGGTATTCTGAGGCAGCATCTGGTATGGCCACGACGGGACGTGAGATAAGCGGCAGCGCCCTGGGTCCGTCGGTGTCCGGGGTACCAACTGCGCCCCTGGCCCCGGAACTTGACCCTAAAGCGACCTACAGTGACATACGGGTTGAAAGCTGTGCGGTACTCGATGTGCCGACGTTAGGGCTGGTTTCCCTCATCGGGGTGCAGAACAGCACCGCCAAAGCTGGTGAAGCGGCCCGGCTTGAAACCGTCAAACTGGTGCAGGGCAAGCGCCTGCGCTTTGAGTATGATCCGGTCAATGCCGCCCGTGGCCACCGCGACCGGGAGGGACGGTTGCTGGTGTATGCCTTCCTGCCGGATGGTGCCCTGCTGAACCTGCAGATTGTGGCGCGGGGCATTGCTGACGTGGATATTGACTACGACTACAAATACAAGATGGAGATGGTGACGGCACGCGACAATGCCCGCATCCGGGAGCTTGGGCCGCGCTGGCGCAGTGACATTCCACGGACGGTCTCCCTCGACCGTGTTCGGGCTTCGTTGGTCAGGCTTATGAATGAGCAGTTCGGACGCGCTGGCGCGCGGATTGAGCTGGTTGGCGACGCACAGGATATTCTGCGTATTATGCATGACTCGATTGACGAACCGACGGCCGGGCAGTTGTATCGTGCCCTGTCCATCAGTGAAGGCGGCAACCTACCGCTGCTGCGCAGTAGTGGCATCCGGGAAATCCAGTTCACGGATACCAGGGCGACAAAGATTTTTCGATTCCCACTATGA
- a CDS encoding esterase family protein — protein sequence MRKQVHRWFSPHLGKEMPIAVYGHYGKPLLMFPTAAADFEEYERFLVIDVLRPYIDAGIVKIYSINSINRESWMNEHLHPAQRAARQTAYSYYVAREVCPFIRSDCGGSPIKIAATGASFGAYHAANSVFRNPDLFDTLIAMSGSYDIRPWCDGFHNDDVYFNNPIEYLQNLNDDYFLPLLRYHTDIHIISGQGAYEAPERSRDLSRVLYSRGIPHSLDLWGYDVNHDWPWWRRMLDLYVPRLFHAYGPK from the coding sequence GTGCGTAAACAAGTCCACCGTTGGTTTAGTCCACACCTTGGCAAGGAAATGCCGATTGCCGTGTATGGCCACTATGGCAAGCCGTTGTTGATGTTCCCCACGGCGGCGGCCGACTTTGAGGAATACGAGCGTTTTCTGGTGATTGATGTACTGCGTCCCTACATTGATGCCGGGATTGTCAAAATCTACTCCATCAACAGTATCAACCGTGAAAGCTGGATGAACGAGCACCTGCATCCAGCCCAGCGGGCAGCGCGCCAAACGGCCTACAGTTACTATGTTGCTCGTGAAGTATGCCCATTTATCCGCAGCGACTGTGGTGGCTCGCCTATCAAGATTGCTGCGACTGGAGCCAGTTTTGGTGCCTACCACGCGGCTAACTCCGTGTTCCGAAATCCAGACCTTTTTGACACCCTGATCGCGATGTCCGGTTCGTATGACATCCGCCCGTGGTGTGATGGGTTTCACAACGATGATGTGTACTTCAACAACCCCATTGAGTACCTGCAGAATCTGAACGACGACTACTTCCTGCCGTTGTTGCGGTACCATACGGATATTCACATCATTTCAGGGCAGGGGGCTTATGAGGCACCGGAGCGGTCGCGTGACCTGTCACGGGTGCTGTACAGCCGTGGGATTCCGCACTCGCTCGATCTGTGGGGCTATGATGTCAATCATGACTGGCCGTGGTGGCGGCGCATGCTGGACCTCTATGTGCCACGCCTCTTTCATGCCTATGGTCCGAAGTGA
- a CDS encoding DUF4388 domain-containing protein, giving the protein MGLFDKVRSMREQVVGLIADIRQRHDIEELERKLAAAPEDTFLMQQLSDAYQQAGQSRQAVDLLCRIGELYRLQGNPETALAYFRRAERLATSDERLRLLRLMVELMIQLGRYSDAFERAQQVVELLLTHHELAAARGYVETLPPLGEQDAKYRKELVDLVNINRQEWAQGARGTWLDPGGERSFSSEHREQFPDQTILVVDDEPGTCEVLNLCLRRLGCTVLTAEDGEAAQEVALRHQPSLIICDLLMPRMDGRQFFDWTRRHPTLRDVPFVCLSSKGQPEERLAAFERGVEDYWVKPFSAVELTFRVKNLLRRLQPNADFRGRLQEVSLPEVLQIIEGGRKTGLLKVTAAGREARIYIREGQILDAELASYQGARVVYIVIGWVRGEFSFRSTPVERPAQICLTTQQLLLEAVRRYDETQSLLDAEPDLDRPYIVSDTFASLVVPEDFASEISFLKALFDGQRTFRECLQSLEGDLESMQMVVELRREGLLVPAPARL; this is encoded by the coding sequence ATGGGCCTGTTTGACAAGGTTCGCTCGATGCGCGAACAGGTCGTTGGACTCATTGCCGACATCCGCCAGCGACACGACATCGAGGAACTGGAGCGGAAACTGGCGGCTGCCCCGGAAGACACTTTCCTGATGCAGCAGTTGAGCGATGCCTATCAGCAGGCCGGTCAGAGCCGGCAGGCGGTGGACCTGCTCTGTCGCATTGGGGAACTCTATCGGTTGCAGGGAAATCCTGAGACGGCGTTGGCTTACTTCCGGCGCGCGGAGCGCCTGGCCACCAGCGACGAACGCCTGCGGCTTCTGCGGTTGATGGTGGAACTGATGATCCAGTTGGGGCGCTACAGTGATGCTTTTGAGCGCGCACAACAGGTCGTCGAACTTCTTCTGACCCACCACGAGTTGGCCGCAGCCCGTGGCTATGTCGAAACTCTGCCGCCGCTGGGCGAGCAGGATGCCAAGTACCGCAAGGAACTCGTTGATCTGGTCAACATCAACCGGCAGGAATGGGCCCAGGGAGCGCGTGGTACATGGCTGGACCCTGGCGGGGAGCGGTCATTCAGCTCCGAACACCGGGAGCAGTTTCCTGACCAGACCATTCTGGTGGTGGATGATGAGCCGGGCACCTGTGAAGTGCTGAATCTGTGTCTGCGCCGCCTGGGCTGCACCGTACTCACGGCCGAGGATGGCGAGGCGGCGCAGGAAGTCGCGCTGCGACACCAGCCCTCACTCATTATCTGCGACCTGCTGATGCCCCGGATGGATGGCCGCCAGTTTTTCGATTGGACGCGCCGGCATCCCACGCTCCGGGACGTGCCCTTCGTGTGCCTGTCATCCAAGGGACAGCCGGAGGAGCGGCTGGCCGCTTTTGAGCGGGGCGTCGAGGATTACTGGGTCAAACCTTTCAGTGCCGTCGAACTGACCTTTCGTGTCAAGAACCTGTTGCGTCGGCTGCAACCCAATGCCGATTTTCGCGGCAGGCTTCAGGAAGTCTCCCTGCCTGAAGTGCTCCAAATCATTGAAGGGGGGCGTAAAACCGGGCTGCTCAAGGTGACTGCCGCCGGGCGCGAGGCGCGGATATACATCCGCGAGGGACAAATTCTGGATGCTGAGCTGGCGTCGTACCAGGGGGCGCGCGTGGTGTACATCGTCATCGGCTGGGTGCGCGGTGAGTTTTCCTTTCGGAGCACTCCTGTGGAACGCCCAGCCCAGATTTGCCTGACAACGCAGCAGCTTTTGCTGGAAGCTGTCCGCCGCTATGACGAAACCCAGTCCCTGCTCGATGCCGAGCCGGACCTGGACCGTCCATACATCGTGAGTGACACCTTTGCCTCTTTGGTGGTCCCGGAGGATTTTGCTTCGGAAATCAGCTTTCTCAAGGCGTTGTTTGACGGGCAGCGCACCTTCCGGGAGTGCTTACAGTCGCTGGAGGGGGATTTGGAGTCTATGCAGATGGTGGTTGAGTTGCGCCGTGAAGGCCTGCTCGTTCCGGCTCCAGCCCGGCTTTAG